From one Rosa rugosa chromosome 4, drRosRugo1.1, whole genome shotgun sequence genomic stretch:
- the LOC133744347 gene encoding uncharacterized protein LOC133744347, producing MHADSGKEYVVGSSLSVKHLNGGKVRRNDGPPQGRPGAVVRDEKGSMKGALMHTIEGGLSAHYGEALVVLFGMSCIIDFRCLDEGFGGKTYKRKRNPEAAADYEDAAMKIDAAYPPPAKRSAVSSSDNPDKPVFSRPSYDVVIARKVSGRKWKQPRKQRSSAVQVSRKGTTFEEREKNNSVKKAYKERMAELKGEIKRNKEEKRRKREEREKKKKMGPSCRLFPKKRTG from the exons ATGCATGCAGATTCGGGGAAAGAGTATGTGGTGGGGAGCAGCTTGTCAGTCAAGCACTTGAATG GAGGCAAAGTTCGTCGGAACGATGGTCCCCCACAAGGCAGGCCTGGAGCTGTTGTAAGAGATGAGAAGGGTAGTATGAAAGGAGCACTGATGCACACCATCGAAGGAGGGCTGTCTGCTCATTATGGTGAGGCGTTGGTGGTGCTTTTTGGAATGAG CTGCATAATTGACTTCCGCTGCCTAGACGAAGGCTTCGGTGGCAAAACCTACAAGCGCAAGCGGAACCCCGAAGCCGCCGCTGACTACGAAGATGCCGCCATGAAAATCGACGCCGCCTACCCACCTCCGGCGAAGCGATCCGCGGTGTCCTCCTCGGACAATCCGGACAAACCAGTCTTTAGCCGACCGAGCTACGACGTCGTGATCGCCCGGAAGGTCTCCGGGCGGAAGTGGAAGCAGCCGCGGAAGCAGAGGTCGTCGGCGGTTCAGGTGAGCCGGAAGGGGACGACGTTCGAGGAGAGGGAGAAGAACAACTCGGTGAAGAAGGCGTACAAGGAGAGAATGGCGGAGCTGAAGGGGGAGATTAAGAGGAAcaaggaggagaagaggaggaagagggaggagagggagaagaagaagaaaatgggacCAAGCTGCAGATTATTTCCAAAAAAAAGGACTGGGTAA
- the LOC133744348 gene encoding ABC transporter C family member 2-like, translating to MAREVKRLDSISRSPVYAQFSEALNGLSTIRAYKAYDWMADINGKSVDNNIRFTLVNMSGNRWLGIRLETLGGFMIWLTATFAVMQNGRAENQQEFASTMGLLLSYALNITTLMTAMVDLRSEAPAVIESNQPPPAWPSSGSIKFEDALLRYRPELPPVLHELSFTVSPGEKVGIVGRIGAGKSSMLNALFRIVELERGRILIDNCDIAKFGLTDLRKVLGIIPQPPVLFSGTVRFNLDPFHEHNDADIWEALERAHLKDTIRRNSLGLDAEVSEAGENFSVGQRQLVSLARALLRRTKVIVVDEATAAVDVRTDALIQKAIGEEFKSCTMLIIAHRLNTIINSDRILLLDAEYDSPEHLLSNEGSAFFKMVQSTGSANAQYLRSLVGEGKNKFGREDLNKQLYGQRRWATSSSSPWAAATQLALTVSLTSSQKDLQLLEIEDENNILRKTKDAVITLQGVL from the exons ATGGCCCGTGAGGTGAAGCGATTGGATTCTATCAGCAGATCCCCTGTATATGCACAATTTAGTGAAGCATTGAATGGTTTATCAACTATTCGTGCATACAAGGCATATGATTGGATGGCGGACATTAATGGAAAATCTGTAGACAATAATATCAGATTCACACTGGTGAACATGAGTGGCAACCGTTGGCTTGGAATTCGTTTGGAAACATTAGGAGGCTTCATGATATGGTTAACAGCTACCTTTGCTGTTATGCAGAATGGAAGAGCAGAGAATCAGCAGGAGTTTGCATCCACTATGGGTCTCCTCCTTAGTTATGCGCTTAATATTACAACTTTAATGACCGCT ATGGTAGATTTGCGTTCAGAGGCTCCTGCTGTCATTGAGAGCAACCAACCCCCTCCTGCATGGCCTTCATCTGGATCAATAAAATTTGAGGATGCTTTGTTACGTTATAGGCCTGAGCTTCCTCCAGTTTTGCATGAGTTGTCTTTCACAGTTTCTCCAGGTGAGAAGGTTGGAATTGTTGGAAGGATTGGGGCAGGGAAATCCAGCATGCTGAATGCTTTGTTTCGAATTGTTGAATTAGAAAGAGGAAGAATCTTGATTGACAATTGTGATATTGCTAAGTTTGGACTGACAGATCTAAGGAAAGTTCTTGGTATTATACCTCAGCCACCGGTTCTGTTTTCAG GAACTGTGAGATTTAATCTCGATCCTTTTCATGAGCATAATGATGCTGACATCTGGGAAGCTTTAGAGAGAGCACATTTAAAGGATACCATCAGGAGGAATTCTTTGGGGTTAGATGCTGAG GTCTCGGAGGCAGGAGAGAATTTTAGTGTTGGACAGAGGCAATTAGTAAGTCTTGCTCGAGCGCTGTTGCGGAGAACAAAAGTTATTGTTGTGGATGAAGCAACTGCAGCTGTTGATGTCAGAACTGATGCTCTTATTCAAAAGGCTATTGGTGAAGAGTTTAAGTCGTGTACAATGCTGATAATTGCTCATCGTCTAAATACTATTATTAACTCTGACCGAATCCTTCTGCTTGATGCTG AATATGATTCTCCAGAGCACCTGCTGTCAAATGAAGGAAGCGCTTTCTTTAAAATGGTCCAAAGTACAGGATCTGCAAATGCTCAATATTTACGAAGCTTGGTAGGGGAAGGTAAAAACAAGTTTGGGAGAGAAGATCTGAACAAACAACTCTATGGACAGAGGAGATGGGCgacctcttcctcttctccctGGGCTGCAGCTACCCAGCTTGCCTTAACTGTTAGCCTGACTTCTTCACAGAAGGATCTTCAACTGCTGGAAATTGAAGATGAGAACAATATCCTCAGGAAGACCAAGGATGCAGTGATAACTCTCCAAGGAGTTCTGTAA
- the LOC133742246 gene encoding uncharacterized protein LOC133742246 — MFSGELECLLDSGTTHTILRHKQLFLWMTPSRSSVTTMAGPSQLIHGGGPAQFLLPNGTNINIAEALYAPRAGRTLLSFKDIRANDFHVETHCENGQEFLCITSNNYGSTRVLEKLMCRSSGLYATTIRVIESNHVMNENLWDSKTYRLWHDRLGHPGRDMMLRILKTLHGHPFFKTKRSTNQRLVQRVTSCGPFRYFMVLVDASTRWSHVMLLSTRNAAFAKLLAQIIKLRAHHPDHPIKTMLALESLHQKLLMIIACPLGSRLNTLSLMYTPKMVSQKLPLKDFKWLLEHWLCAPISLFLLGAMQYCTQLCLFV, encoded by the coding sequence atgttttctggagaattggaatgccttcttgatagtggcaccacacatactatattgcgacataAGCAATTATttttatggatgacgcctagtagATCTTCAGTAACTACGATGGcaggaccatcacaattgattcatggtggaggaccagctcaatttttgttgccgaatggcacaaatattaatatcgccgaagctctatatgctcctagggctggaagaaccctattgagttttaaagatataagagccaatgattttcatgtggaaacacattgtgagaatggacaagagttcctttgcatcacctctaataactacggaagtacacgagtattagagaaacttatgtgtcgctctagtggattgtatgcaaccactattagagtcattgaatccaaccatgtcatgaatgaaaatttatgggattctaAAACATACAgactttggcacgaccgtttgggacatccaggtcgtgatatgatgctccgtatattaaaaactttacacggacatccattcttcaaaacgaaaagaagtacgaaccaaagattggtccaaagagttacttcttgcggaccatttagatattttatggtgttggttgatgcatcgacacgttggtcacatgtcatgctcttatccacaagaaatgctgcatttgctaaactcctagcacaaatcattaaattaagggctcaccaccctgatcatcctattaagacAATGCTagcgctggagagtttacatcaaaaacttttgatgattattgcatgtccattgggatcgaggttgaacaccctatccctcatgtacacacccaaaatggtctcgcagaagctgccattaaaagacttcaaatggttgctagagcattggttatgcgcaccaatctccctatttctgcttggggctatgcaatattgcacgcagctgtgcttattcgtctga